One stretch of Xiphophorus hellerii strain 12219 chromosome 21, Xiphophorus_hellerii-4.1, whole genome shotgun sequence DNA includes these proteins:
- the mak gene encoding serine/threonine-protein kinase MAK isoform X8 → MKPENLLCMGPELVKIADFGLAREIRSKPPYTDYVSTRWYRAPEVLLRSSTYSSPIDLWAVGCIMAELYTLRPLFPGNSEVDEIFKICQVLGTVKKMDWPEGYQLASAMNFRFPQCVPTNLKTLIPNASKEAIALMQDFLQWDPKKRPTAVQALRYPYFQVGQVLGPRPQSQETKKVKARPMVQKQLSESKTDPQQSSSDSKASASSRNYLQHQPLQQIPMPQVDSKTEGITHAKATSMGSEKAVGGSGMGLLKSGRRRWGQAVSKTSDSWDESDQSETAASNSKKPSLGTAEGDRKQEHCSQPKEQKPLYSFSTVTKIPSNVKVGQADYNLPGSAARQHYLGQSRYLPGLIGKSQTSSGEKELSAMTLRDLWENSSHIANKPLCPIGGGLAVTRANAEENATKSVDSTPEKTVVKERILEKIDLSKGNFVSTKYNLSSGYIPSFQKKEVGTVGQRIQLAPLAGQHSINLSSNSSPDHKKEKTKSAKLKPISNSSLSETNEDYEGWKRRTDRTQMKGSSFSALGKTSGNLLSRAPAVQPVHGRVDWTSKYGGNR, encoded by the exons AGAGAGATCCGCTCCAAACCTCCTTACACAGACTATGTTTCAacaagatg GTACCGCGCCCCTGAGGTGTTGCTAAGGTCATCTACCTACAGCTCTCCTATTGATCTATGGGCTGTGGGCTGCATCATGGCTGAACTTTACACCCTTAGACCTCTTTTTCCTGGAAATAGTGAAGTGGATGAAATCTTTAAGATCTGCCAAGTTCTGGGCACCGTTAAAAAG ATGGATTGGCCAGAGGGCTACCAACTAGCATCTGCCATGAATTTCCGCTTTCCCCAATGTGTGCCGACCAACTTGAAGACCCTTATTCCAAATGCCAGCAAGGAGGCTATTGCACTGATGCAGGACTTTCTGCAGTGGGACCCTAAGAAAAGGCCCACTGCTGTACAG GCCTTGCGGTATCCTTACTTCCAAGTAGGCCAAGTGTTGGGGCCTCGTCCTCAGAGCCAAGAGACTAAGAAGGTCAAAGCTCGTCCGATGGTTCAGAAGCAGCTCTCTGAGTCAAAGACAGATCCCCAGCAGTCATCGTCAGACTCCAAAGCTTCCGCATCTTCAAGAAACTATTTGCAGCATCAGCCTCTTCAGCAGATCCCAATGCCTCAGGTTGACAGTAAAACCGAAGGCATCACCCATGCA aaggCAACATCAATGGGCAGTGAAAAGGCTGTAGGCGGCAGCGGGATGGGGCTGCTGAAGAGTGGTCGTCGTCGCTGGGGTCAGGCAGTATCCAAGACATCAGACAGCTGGGATGAATCCGACCAATCGGAAACCGCCGCCTCCAACTCCAAGAAACCTAGCCTGGGGACTGCAGAGGGGGATAGGAAACAAGAGCACTGCTCACA GCCCAAAGAGCAGAAACCTCTATATTCATTTAGCACAGTTACAAAAATTCCCAGCAATGTTAAAGTTGGCCAAGCAGATTATAATCTTCCTGGATCAGCAGCACGGCAGCACTATCTCGGCCAGTCTCGCTACCTACCAG gtTTAATTGGCAAGAGTCAGACTTCCTCTGGAGAGAAGGAGTTGAGTGCAATGACACTGCGGGACCTGTGGGAGAACTCCTCACACATTGCAAATAAACCACTTTGCCCTATTGGAGGAGGATTAGCCGTCACCAGAGCTAATGCAG AAGAGAATGCCACTAAATCGGTGGATAGCACCCCAGAGAAAACAGTTGTCAAAGAAAGAATACTGGAGAAAATTGATCTGTCTAAAG GGAACTTTGTGAGCACCAAGTACAACCTCTCCAGTGGTTACATCCCTTCTTTCCAAAAGAAAGAGGTTGGGACGGTGGGACAGAGAATCCAGCTTGCCCCTTTGGCTGGCCAGCACTCAA TCAATCTTTCTTCTAATTCTTCTCCTgatcataaaaaagaaaagaccaaATCTGCAAAACTCAAGCCCATTTCCAACTCTTCACTGAGTGAAACTAATGAAG ATTACGAGGGCTGGAAGAGGCGGACAGACAGGACTCAGATGAAGGGCAGCAGCTTTTCAGCATTGGGGAAAACGTCTGGTAATCTCCTGAGCAGAGCTCCTGCGGTGCAGCCAGTTCACGGCCGGGTCGACTGGACATCCAAGTACGGCGGAAACCGATAA
- the tmem14ca gene encoding transmembrane protein 14C isoform X2, producing the protein MSVDWIGYGYATLVASGGVVGYVKAGSVPSLAAGLLFGGLAGFGAYQISNDPNNVWVSLATSGALSAIMGKRFYGSRKFMPAGLMAGASLLMVGKLSLTLLQKPTASS; encoded by the exons ATGTCTGTGGACTGGATAGGATACGGATATGCCACTCTGGTGGCATCCGGAGGAGTCGTTGGCTACGTGAAAGCAG gcagTGTTCCCTCACTGGCTGCCGGTTTGCTCTTTGGGGGACTTGCAGGTTTTGGAGCCTACCAGATCTCCAACGACCCGAATAATGTTTGGGTGTCTCTAG CTACATCAGGAGCTCTGTCCGCCATCATGGGGAAGAGATTCTACGGGTCGAGGAAGTTCATGCCAGCTGGTTTGATGGCAGGAGCAAG CCTGCTGATGGTGGGGAAGCTTAGTTTGACGTTGCTCCAGAAACCTACAGCGTCCTCATGA
- the mak gene encoding serine/threonine-protein kinase MAK isoform X7 → MFTENEIRNIMFQVLSGLAFVHKHGFFHRDMKPENLLCMGPELVKIADFGLAREIRSKPPYTDYVSTRWYRAPEVLLRSSTYSSPIDLWAVGCIMAELYTLRPLFPGNSEVDEIFKICQVLGTVKKMDWPEGYQLASAMNFRFPQCVPTNLKTLIPNASKEAIALMQDFLQWDPKKRPTAVQALRYPYFQVGQVLGPRPQSQETKKVKARPMVQKQLSESKTDPQQSSSDSKASASSRNYLQHQPLQQIPMPQVDSKTEGITHAKATSMGSEKAVGGSGMGLLKSGRRRWGQAVSKTSDSWDESDQSETAASNSKKPSLGTAEGDRKQEHCSQPKEQKPLYSFSTVTKIPSNVKVGQADYNLPGSAARQHYLGQSRYLPGLIGKSQTSSGEKELSAMTLRDLWENSSHIANKPLCPIGGGLAVTRANAEENATKSVDSTPEKTVVKERILEKIDLSKGNFVSTKYNLSSGYIPSFQKKEVGTVGQRIQLAPLAGQHSINLSSNSSPDHKKEKTKSAKLKPISNSSLSETNEDYEGWKRRTDRTQMKGSSFSALGKTSGNLLSRAPAVQPVHGRVDWTSKYGGNR, encoded by the exons AGAGAGATCCGCTCCAAACCTCCTTACACAGACTATGTTTCAacaagatg GTACCGCGCCCCTGAGGTGTTGCTAAGGTCATCTACCTACAGCTCTCCTATTGATCTATGGGCTGTGGGCTGCATCATGGCTGAACTTTACACCCTTAGACCTCTTTTTCCTGGAAATAGTGAAGTGGATGAAATCTTTAAGATCTGCCAAGTTCTGGGCACCGTTAAAAAG ATGGATTGGCCAGAGGGCTACCAACTAGCATCTGCCATGAATTTCCGCTTTCCCCAATGTGTGCCGACCAACTTGAAGACCCTTATTCCAAATGCCAGCAAGGAGGCTATTGCACTGATGCAGGACTTTCTGCAGTGGGACCCTAAGAAAAGGCCCACTGCTGTACAG GCCTTGCGGTATCCTTACTTCCAAGTAGGCCAAGTGTTGGGGCCTCGTCCTCAGAGCCAAGAGACTAAGAAGGTCAAAGCTCGTCCGATGGTTCAGAAGCAGCTCTCTGAGTCAAAGACAGATCCCCAGCAGTCATCGTCAGACTCCAAAGCTTCCGCATCTTCAAGAAACTATTTGCAGCATCAGCCTCTTCAGCAGATCCCAATGCCTCAGGTTGACAGTAAAACCGAAGGCATCACCCATGCA aaggCAACATCAATGGGCAGTGAAAAGGCTGTAGGCGGCAGCGGGATGGGGCTGCTGAAGAGTGGTCGTCGTCGCTGGGGTCAGGCAGTATCCAAGACATCAGACAGCTGGGATGAATCCGACCAATCGGAAACCGCCGCCTCCAACTCCAAGAAACCTAGCCTGGGGACTGCAGAGGGGGATAGGAAACAAGAGCACTGCTCACA GCCCAAAGAGCAGAAACCTCTATATTCATTTAGCACAGTTACAAAAATTCCCAGCAATGTTAAAGTTGGCCAAGCAGATTATAATCTTCCTGGATCAGCAGCACGGCAGCACTATCTCGGCCAGTCTCGCTACCTACCAG gtTTAATTGGCAAGAGTCAGACTTCCTCTGGAGAGAAGGAGTTGAGTGCAATGACACTGCGGGACCTGTGGGAGAACTCCTCACACATTGCAAATAAACCACTTTGCCCTATTGGAGGAGGATTAGCCGTCACCAGAGCTAATGCAG AAGAGAATGCCACTAAATCGGTGGATAGCACCCCAGAGAAAACAGTTGTCAAAGAAAGAATACTGGAGAAAATTGATCTGTCTAAAG GGAACTTTGTGAGCACCAAGTACAACCTCTCCAGTGGTTACATCCCTTCTTTCCAAAAGAAAGAGGTTGGGACGGTGGGACAGAGAATCCAGCTTGCCCCTTTGGCTGGCCAGCACTCAA TCAATCTTTCTTCTAATTCTTCTCCTgatcataaaaaagaaaagaccaaATCTGCAAAACTCAAGCCCATTTCCAACTCTTCACTGAGTGAAACTAATGAAG ATTACGAGGGCTGGAAGAGGCGGACAGACAGGACTCAGATGAAGGGCAGCAGCTTTTCAGCATTGGGGAAAACGTCTGGTAATCTCCTGAGCAGAGCTCCTGCGGTGCAGCCAGTTCACGGCCGGGTCGACTGGACATCCAAGTACGGCGGAAACCGATAA
- the tmem14ca gene encoding transmembrane protein 14C isoform X1, producing MLPYFLLGYLAFSNSSLSHEEKCNVLNNGSACASNMSVDWIGYGYATLVASGGVVGYVKAGSVPSLAAGLLFGGLAGFGAYQISNDPNNVWVSLATSGALSAIMGKRFYGSRKFMPAGLMAGASLLMVGKLSLTLLQKPTASS from the exons ATGTTGCCATACTTTCTGTTGGGTTACTTGGCTTTTAGCAACAGCTCCTTGTCACATGAGGAGAAATGCAACGTCTTAAATAATGGCTCTGCATGT GCATCCAACATGTCTGTGGACTGGATAGGATACGGATATGCCACTCTGGTGGCATCCGGAGGAGTCGTTGGCTACGTGAAAGCAG gcagTGTTCCCTCACTGGCTGCCGGTTTGCTCTTTGGGGGACTTGCAGGTTTTGGAGCCTACCAGATCTCCAACGACCCGAATAATGTTTGGGTGTCTCTAG CTACATCAGGAGCTCTGTCCGCCATCATGGGGAAGAGATTCTACGGGTCGAGGAAGTTCATGCCAGCTGGTTTGATGGCAGGAGCAAG CCTGCTGATGGTGGGGAAGCTTAGTTTGACGTTGCTCCAGAAACCTACAGCGTCCTCATGA